GTGCGCCGAAGTCTAGGACCAGAACCTTGTCTATACCTTTCTGCAAGGCTTTACCCGCTCTTTTCAAGCATCCTTGTAAATGACCATGTTACTGTGCTTATTATCTCATTTAGCCTAGTCTGGTTCCCGTAGTTTCTTATAGTTATCTTCGTCAGCCTACCATTATCCTCCTCTATATTGTAGGAGAGGACTTGATTCAGCACCATCTTCCCCTCTTTAACAGCTTCGTTATCTTTAGCCTTCATCCCCTCAAGTATTCTGTTGATGAAGAAACTCTTGAAAGGCGGTGTATCGACCATCAACCTAACGTCAGAAGCTGGTATTATGACTACGGTGTCTGGTGAGATATACGCATTGCCCAGCAGCAGACCATCCTTTACCCTCTTCAGCGGGCGAACCTCACTGAAGCTCTCAACAGTAGGCGCTTCTGCAGCAGAGGGCTTTGCGATTTCAGCGGCGGTCTTAAAGCTACTCTGCCTAAGTATACTATCGATTATTAGGAGCATCTGCTTTAACCGTTCAATATCAGCCTCATGCTCGGCGATTCTAGCCTCTATCCACATCTTCATATCTGCTGCACGCCTTATCTCTTCCTCTGTAAAGCTCATCTCCACAAATCATCCACACACCTAGGTTTTAACCTTTCTAATAGTTGCTTAGCCAACCCATAAGGATTAAAGTTTAAAAAGAAGATTTTAGTAGCTAAAATAGAAGATGGTAACTCGCATAAACATTAAGGAGCTAGAGTCAGGCGGTTTAAAAATCAAGGGACTTGAACTTACGGTAGGCAAGTTTACAGAGTTCGATGAATGGGCCGAACCAATGGGGCCAACCCCCTACCCTAGTTTAATGGATTTAAGAGAGTGGGATTTGAGGCTTCTTGAACGCTATCCCCCCTTCTACTCCCCCTTAAGTGACTTCTGTGAATTCTGCACCTACGGAAAGTGTGATCTTACTGCTGGAAAGAGAGGGGCCTGTGGGATAGATATGGCTGGGCACATGGGCAAATGGGTGCTTCTGCAGACCGTAATGGGTACTTCAGCACATACAACACACGCTCACCACCTTTTGAACTTTCTAATCAAGCAGTATGGTCCTGATCAACCTATAAACTTGGGCGGCGAGGTTGAAATCGAAGCACCCATCACAAGGTTAATAACAGGTATAAGACCGAAGAAGCTTTCAGATCTAGTGGATGTTGTGAACTACCTTGAGGGGCAGATAACCCACCTTCTATCAGCTACCGCAACTGGACAGGAGCAGAACTACCTAGATTACGAATCTAAAGCCTTACATGCTGGTATGCTTGATATCCTGGCGTTAGAAGTAGCGGATATAGCGCAGATATCAGCGCTCGGCTTCCCAAAAGGAGATGCTGAAACACCATTCATTGAGGTTGGTATGGGGGTTGTGGAGCGCGAGAAACCAGTAATACTATGCATAGGTCATAACGTTGCGCCTGGTAGTGAAGTTATAGATTATCTGAATGAGACTGGGCTTTATGGTAAGGTTGAGGTCGCTGGTGTATGCTGCACAGCATCGGATCTTGCACGCTTCTCTAGCGGTGCTAAGATCGTTGGACCAATCTCTAGGCAGCTTCGCTTCATAAGGATGGGTATAGCAGATGTTGTGATAGTGGATCAAGAGTGCGTTAGGGCTGATGTAATAGAGGAGGCGACGAAGGTTGGATCTAGGGTTATAGCGACTTCAGATCAGCTCGTAGGAGGCTTGCCTAACTACACAAATATCGATGACGATATCGTGGTTTCAAGACTAGTTTCAGGCGAAGAGCTAGCGGTTGTCATCCAAGACCCGGTCAAGGTTGGTAGAGTAGCGGTGAAAGCTGCAAGATTAATCGCCCCACTTAGGCTTAATCAAAAAGGGTACAATAGGAACGAGATAGTAGCCAAGGCCGCAGCTTGCTCACTTTGCCTAAGCTGCACAAAGAACTGCCCTATCGGGATAAATGTGGGCTTAGCTGTAAACACGGCTAAACGAGGTGACCAATCTTTACTCCTAGAAGTCTTCGACGAATGTCTAGGCTGTGCAAGATGCGACGCAGCCTGCCCCAATGACATACCTGTGCTTACTGTGATAGATGCTGCCTCAGAAGACAAGATCAGGAACGAAAGGTTCAAGATCAGGGCTGGAAGAGGACCAATAAAGGATACTGAGATCAGAAATGTTGGCAGACCAATAGTTATGGGCGAGATACCTGGGGTGGTAGTATTTGCCGGATGCGCAAACTATCCTGGCGGAAATTATGATCTTGCTAAGATGGCTGATGAATTCGCTAAGAGAAGGTATATCGTTGTTACCTCTGGCTGTTCTGCTTTAGATATAGCGCGTTACAAAGATGAAAATGGGCAGACCCTCTACGAAAAATATCCTGGAGCCTTTGACGCAGGGTGTATAGTCAACTTAGGTCCATGTGTGTCTAACGCCCATGCTGTAGGTGCTGTAGTGAAGATAGCGAGCATATTCGCTAAAAGAAACCTCAGAGGGAACTTTGAAGAGATAGCAGACTACATATTAAATAGAATCGGCGCCGTTGCTATCGCTTGGGGTGCTCAGCATCAAAAGGCTATGTCTATTGCTACTGGAGCCAACAGATTCGGGATACCCGTCATCTTAGGGCCACAAGGAGTCAAGTATAGAAGAGCCTATCTGGGGAGAAGTGAAGATTACGAGAGGTGGTTGGTGTATAACGCTAAGGACGGGAGAAGGGTCTATGTTGGACCTACCCCAGAGCACCTATTATGTGTAGTTGAAACGGCAGAGGAGGCCATGGTTACCGCTGCCAAGCTCGTCATGAGACCCAACGACACACCTAAAGGGCGGATGATCAAATTATCCAACTATGTCAGCCTGCATCGCCAATTTTATGGTGGCTTACCTGAAGATCTGCATCTATTTGTTAGGGATGAGAACGATCTGCCAATAACTATGAAGGATGAAATCTTAACTCTCATTAAGCAGAAAGGTTGGAAGCCAACAGAAATACCTGACCCCACTTTGCTCAGCAGAATGATTTTTGGAGGTAGGTAAAGATGTCTAAAGCTATAGCTTGGGATGAGGCTGAAATTAGGGGTCCTAAGACTGCTTACACCTTAACGCCTGAGAACTGCGGTAAGATGCTGCGTAGAGCAAAGAGACTTCTGATAATAGTTGGTGGGAACATATTGGATGAAGAGTACGTTAAAGTAAATATGGTCAACACCATAGAAAGGATCGCTAAGAAGTTGGGCGCAACTCTAGCGGTCTCTCCAAGTGTCTTCAGAGCCTTCCAACACTATGATGGCACAAAGTATATGATTAATGTGGAGAGCGTGGTGGAGAGGCTCTTGGATCCGAATTGGTTGGGGTTTGATGGCAGAGGCAAATATGACTTCATACTATTTGTTGGAGGGCTATACCCATTCCAAAGTATGATGTTAGCTTCATTGAAGCATTTCTCACCAACCCTTAGAACGATTACTATAGAGCGATACTACCACCCAAACGCAACGTTTTCACTAGAGAATCTTAGCTTCGAAAAATGGTGTGAGGGTTTAGAGGATCTGCTTAAGGCCGTAGAAGCTTAACCTACCTTTCACGCCACTGAGCCCTATAGGTCGCCAAGAGCAAAAATGCTATTGTGTATGCTATGAGGATAAGCCAGCTGTAAGTTATGTTCGTGGTAGAGGTAAGCCCGATGGAATCTCTTAGTATCAACGCTGCGTGTGTGGTTGGTGGTATGTACGCTAACCAGAGTAGAGACTCTGGTACACGCTCTATTGGGTAGAAGACTGGTGGAAGCACGGCTAACACGAGCCCTACGAGCAGAGAGATCTGCCACGCATTTCTTATGTTGGGTACGTAGGTTGATATGAAGAAGCCGAGCGCTGATGTTAAGAGCCAGACTAGTAGTGTAATGGAGAGTAGTGTGCCGAGGGTAAAAACGCTTGGTTTAAGCTGAAGTATGAGGGTTGATAGTATGATGAGTGCTGGTGAAGCGTAGAGGAGTTCTGATAGGGCTTCAGCAAGCAGATACGCCGTTTCAGAAACTGGAGATGCTACCATCATGTCTTGGAATTTAAGCTCAAGTTTATGCCACGCAGCATCACCAATTATGCCAGAACCTGTTTGAACGATGGTCATAATGTAGGCGCCGACCAAGGCGTACGGCAGAACCTCAGAACCCACTAAAGCGTAGAGTAAGAAGAGGACTGTGAAGGGTGCGAAGAATAGGTATATGAGGCTTAGCAGATTCCTTACGATCCAGAGTATACTGAACATGTATGCTAATACGAAGACCGCTCTAAGGTTCTGAAGCCTCTTCATCTTGAGCGCCCTCCTCAACCAGATCTATGAAGACATCCTCGAGCGTAGTAGGGGAGACCGAGGCTGAGACACACCTCTTAACAGCATCTAATGCCAACTCTCTTGCACTAGCCTCGTCTAAGAGTACCCTCATCTTTCCACCCACTTCAACAACCTTACCGTAAGATGAGAGCTCTTCTTTAGAGAAGCCTTCTGAAACATTCACTCTGAACCTATATGGTACCATAGCCTTCAATTCGTCAACCGTACCTTGTGCTACAACACCCCCACGATTTAACACAACGATGTAATCTGAAAGCACCTCTGCTTCGTTGATAGAGTTTGTTGTGAGCACGACAGAACCATATTTTCTGCAGTAGTCTTTAATGAGAGACCAGATCTTTCTTTGATTAACCGCATCTAAGCCGAGTGTAGGCTCATCTAAGAAGACCAGCTCAGCGTATGCTGATAGAGCCATCGCCAAAAGTATCCTCTGCCTTAAACCACCAGATAACTTATCTGCTGGTATAGCAGCATACTCGACCAATTCAAGATCTTCAAGCACCTTCTTAGCTCTAGCCTTCGCCTCGAACCTACCGAAACCACGCGCTAAGAGGGTGTAGTAGACGTGATCCCACGGCGTTAGAGGTGGGAATGGTCTGCCTTCTTGTGGCAAGACGCTTATGCGTTCACGAACCTTCTTAGCTTCGCTGACCACATCAAGATCTAAAACAGTTACGTTTCCGCTTGTGGGTAGAAGTTGTGTTGTAGCGATTCTTAATAGTGTGGTCTTCCCTGCACCATTTCTGCCAAGCAGGGTTAGGATGCCCGATGAAGGCATCTTAAATGATACATTATCTAACGCCCTCTTTTCACTACCCTTATAGATCTTAGTAAGGTTCGTACATTCGAAGACCCCAGCCAACCCTTACACCGTTAAGCATCTTGGCGGCTAAGCGCGCCATATTCTAGGCTATAAAGGATAGCGTCCTCCTCCCCCCTATAGTACCCTCTAAGCAACCCCTCTGCCCTAAACCCGAGCTTTTCATATAACCGTTGAGCAGCCAAATTCTTAACAGACACTTGGAGGACTACCCTCCGAACACCAGCTTCCTTCAGCATCCCCAGAGCTTGTGCCATCAAGTATGTGCCAACACCTCTGCGCCTAAACTTCTTAGCAACACCGATCGAAAGTATAGTGCCAAAGCAACCTTTCTTCTCAAAGGCTACGTACCCAATAGGGTTGCCTAGCACTTCAGCGAGCAGAATCGCGCAGCCTCTACTTCTAAGCATCGCCTCAAAGACCTCTCTATCATACGGGTACTCAAAACACTCCCCCTCAATCTTCAGCAAAGTTTTAACATCAGCCAAAGAAGCGTATCTGATAACGATGTTAGTATCTAATAGCAACCAACCCACCCATTCTTCTACCAGCAAACTATAATACCAAAGATGTTTATTTAAAGTACTTGTTTGCTTCGGTCTGAAACAGGGCTTACCTCTAAAATTAAAACAGCGTAGATCTTCAATTTTCCAATATCTTTATCATTCTCGTCCATTTCCCTAAGGATAGCCTTTCGATGAAGCCCATTTCCCTATAAAATTCCTTTGCTGAAAGATTCTTTACACCAACCCATAAACCCATAGTTCTTCTATTCCTTCTTCTAGCGTAATCGACCGCCTTTTCCACAAGCGTACTTCCTATACCTCTCCTTCTATAATTCGGATGCACAAACAGCTCGTGTATCTCTCCTACAATTTCACCATCAACGCCGCTAAACCAGTTTGCGTCGCAAGCTACGAACGCTACAGGTTCATTCATTTCGACTATCAAGAAGCCTTCAGAATCCCTTTTCAACAACCATTTGAAATAGTCCTCTATATCCTTTCTTTGCGTGTAAGCGTATTCCTCCAGTCCTTTATAAGATAGAACATATAAATCGACAAAAGATTCTATATCGCTCAGCACTACTTTTCTAATATTCATAATAGCCTTTTCTAATATTCATAATAGCCTTCTAAAAACTAATTTTAAGAGTGGGCTGCTAGCTACGTGCCGAAGATTTCTGCGGCTGCTTCCTCATACACCTTTAACGCGTCTTTGCTGAAGAGCACAAGAACCACTTCGTCAAACACGGGCTTCACTTCTAGAAACTCCTTAATCGCCTTTAACGCGACTCTGCTTGCTTCAGCGATCGGGTAGGCGTATGCACCCGTACTAATAGATGGGAAGGCTATGCTCTTTATGCCTCTTGAAGCTGCCAACTCTAAGCAGCTTCGATAAGCCTGTGCTAATAGATCGGCTTCACCCTCACCCCCACCTCGCCATATCGGACCTACGGTGTGTATAACGTATTTAGCCTTCAGTTTACCTGCGGTGGTTATAACCGCTTTACCCGTTGGTAGCCCGTCTGGATACTGGGTTGCTCTAATCTTCTTACACTCCTCTAAGATACTTGGACCACCTTTTCTATGTATGGCTCCATCAACCCCTCCTCCACCCATGAGGCTTGGGTTGGCTGCGTTGACTATAGCTTCAGTCTCCTGCTCCGTTATGTCTCCTTGAACTATTTTAATAGATGTTCTACCAACTTTATACTGCATATTACCTTCCTCTGCCAAGCTCTACCAAATATATTTGTCTCTAACCTATCGTGATCTGAATTATTCCAATAACTACAATAAAGGCGCTCAGGTAAACCTTTAGAGTAACCCTTTCACGAAGAAAGACACTACCTACCACGGTGGAGAGGATGGGCGAGATTGAGGAAAGCGGGACCGCTCTAGCCACCCCCATACTAGTTATACCGAGTAGGAATAGAGCGTTTCCAATGCTCAGACCGAGAATACCAGCTAGAGTAAGGACTAAGAGGGAGCGCCTATCCAGCTTAATGGGATTATAACCTCTAGAGTAGGCAAATCCGATGAGTATAACAGCTATAAGCGGGAGTCTCACAGCATTCAGAGCCAAAAAGCTGTAGTAGTTTAGGGCGTAGCTGAGTAGAAGTATGCCAGCGCCCAAATGGGAGCGCAACTGAGTGTGAGGAAGAAGTTCTTCGCTGTAAAGCTACTTTTCCCTTCTCCCTTTGGGCTGATGAGCCAGAGTCCTAGAATGATGAGTATGGCACCAACTATTATTTGAGGGGTTATTTCTTCACCTAAGAAGAGGAAGGCGCCTAATGTTGAGAAGAGTGGATAAGTATTCGCTACTGGCATCGCCCTCGCTACACCCACTGACTTCAAGGCGTAGATGTAGAGTGTGTCTCCAATTACGATACCAAGTAATCCAGCCAAAAAAGCGATGGTAAAGGCTCTCAAATCTGGGTTTAAGAAAACATTTACTTCACCTGCAAACAGAACTAGAAGTATCGAGCCTACTGCTCCCGCCGCCGCTCTGAGCGCATTGGCTGTGATCGGTTGGTATTTGGAAGAGCCTAGTTTTAGTAACGCTGCAGTAGCTGTCCAGCATAGAGCAGCACCGAGTGAGGCTGCTACACCTATGAACATTGACATTTAGTTGCATGGATATAAGTTGAGGGTATTTTAGATTATTTGCTTAATAACCAGCTTACGGTATTATTTCGCAGCTGTTAAACTTGGTATACGCTAGATCATCTAAGCTTATTACATCGTCCGATAGCGCCTTTTCTACCAAAGGTTTAATGCACCTTAACCCGTCTATTAGCAGCCTTACTGTGCTGCAGACGATTTTAAAGCCCTCTTCACCCCAGAGCTTCGTTATGTTAGCGTAGAGGCATCTTCCCCCGCAGAGGGAGAGTATATCGCAACCGCTGCAGGGTGGATTTAACTTAACGGCTTTGGGTAAAGTAGATGGATCGGTATCTCTGATATTGCCGAGGTAGTATGCTTTAAAACCCACCATGCTTGGGCACGGGACTATAGTGCCGTCGGTCTGGATAGTGTACTGAGTCCAGCCTGAGCCGCATCTTAAACCAGCTTCACCACCTTTGAGTAGAGTCTCTATGACGCCTAGGAAGGGGTAGATGCGTAAAACACGCCCAGCTGTGAGCTGATCGGCCCAAAAGTGTATGAGCCTGAGTAGACCGGGCCCATAGCTTTCCTCTATCCATCTGGTATAGGCTTCTGGGTTATAGTCGCTTCGCCAGAACTGCGCATCTAACTGCCAATGAACTGAATCGAATGTGCTGCTGCGCTCTAAGAGGTGCTTTACGCTAGATTCTATGTCGGTCTGTTGGCTGACAGTCATTCGGGCTATGACCTCGCCTTTGAAACCCTTTTCTCTTATAGTTTCCACATTCTCAATAACCCTTTTGTAGACCCCCTTCCCTCTATAGAAATCTGTGAGCATCTCATCGCCGTCTATTGAAACTAAGATTGTATGCAGCTTCTTCAGATACTTCGGCTCTATTCTATCTAGTAAAAGACCGTTTGTCTGAACCATAAACTTTTCAGCTTCAACATTATCCATTATCTCAAACATCCTATCCAATCTAAGTAGAGGTTCGCCACCATAGAAGATTAGGTTGCCCACCTTAGCTTTAGAGCAAAACGACTTCAATAGGTCTATGCTGTAAGATATTTCGTCTGGAACAGAGTAGTCGACTTCAAAGTCGAAGCCGCTTCCGATATCCTCGCAGCACTTACCGTAACAATACAAGCACTTCAGGTTGCAGAATGAGGTCAAGATGACGAACAGATGCATCCAAGAACCTCTCCCTCAGAGGTTAAGATAAGCCTTACACCCAGAAAATTTAAGGGTATGCAGATGGTATTTACGAAAGATTTAATACCA
This genomic stretch from Nitrososphaerota archaeon harbors:
- a CDS encoding TIGR04084 family radical SAM/SPASM domain-containing protein, which encodes MHLFVILTSFCNLKCLYCYGKCCEDIGSGFDFEVDYSVPDEISYSIDLLKSFCSKAKVGNLIFYGGEPLLRLDRMFEIMDNVEAEKFMVQTNGLLLDRIEPKYLKKLHTILVSIDGDEMLTDFYRGKGVYKRVIENVETIREKGFKGEVIARMTVSQQTDIESSVKHLLERSSTFDSVHWQLDAQFWRSDYNPEAYTRWIEESYGPGLLRLIHFWADQLTAGRVLRIYPFLGVIETLLKGGEAGLRCGSGWTQYTIQTDGTIVPCPSMVGFKAYYLGNIRDTDPSTLPKAVKLNPPCSGCDILSLCGGRCLYANITKLWGEEGFKIVCSTVRLLIDGLRCIKPLVEKALSDDVISLDDLAYTKFNSCEIIP
- a CDS encoding ABC transporter ATP-binding protein; translation: MAGVFECTNLTKIYKGSEKRALDNVSFKMPSSGILTLLGRNGAGKTTLLRIATTQLLPTSGNVTVLDLDVVSEAKKVRERISVLPQEGRPFPPLTPWDHVYYTLLARGFGRFEAKARAKKVLEDLELVEYAAIPADKLSGGLRQRILLAMALSAYAELVFLDEPTLGLDAVNQRKIWSLIKDYCRKYGSVVLTTNSINEAEVLSDYIVVLNRGGVVAQGTVDELKAMVPYRFRVNVSEGFSKEELSSYGKVVEVGGKMRVLLDEASARELALDAVKRCVSASVSPTTLEDVFIDLVEEGAQDEEASEP
- a CDS encoding DMT family transporter; the encoded protein is MSMFIGVAASLGAALCWTATAALLKLGSSKYQPITANALRAAAGAVGSILLVLFAGEVNVFLNPDLRAFTIAFLAGLLGIVIGDTLYIYALKSVGVARAMPVANTYPLFSTLGAFLFLGEEITPQIIVGAILIILGLWLISPKGEGKSSFTAKNFFLTLSCAPIWALAYFYSATP
- the cdhB gene encoding CO dehydrogenase/acetyl-CoA synthase complex subunit epsilon, encoding MSKAIAWDEAEIRGPKTAYTLTPENCGKMLRRAKRLLIIVGGNILDEEYVKVNMVNTIERIAKKLGATLAVSPSVFRAFQHYDGTKYMINVESVVERLLDPNWLGFDGRGKYDFILFVGGLYPFQSMMLASLKHFSPTLRTITIERYYHPNATFSLENLSFEKWCEGLEDLLKAVEA
- a CDS encoding GNAT family N-acetyltransferase, which encodes MNIRKVVLSDIESFVDLYVLSYKGLEEYAYTQRKDIEDYFKWLLKRDSEGFLIVEMNEPVAFVACDANWFSGVDGEIVGEIHELFVHPNYRRRGIGSTLVEKAVDYARRRNRRTMGLWVGVKNLSAKEFYREMGFIERLSLGKWTRMIKILEN
- a CDS encoding DMT family transporter, producing MGAGILLLSYALNYYSFLALNAVRLPLIAVILIGFAYSRGYNPIKLDRRSLLVLTLAGILGLSIGNALFLLGITSMGVARAVPLSSISPILSTVVGSVFLRERVTLKVYLSAFIVVIGIIQITIG
- a CDS encoding GNAT family N-acetyltransferase, with the protein product MLLDTNIVIRYASLADVKTLLKIEGECFEYPYDREVFEAMLRSRGCAILLAEVLGNPIGYVAFEKKGCFGTILSIGVAKKFRRRGVGTYLMAQALGMLKEAGVRRVVLQVSVKNLAAQRLYEKLGFRAEGLLRGYYRGEEDAILYSLEYGALSRQDA
- a CDS encoding O-acetyl-ADP-ribose deacetylase, with product MQYKVGRTSIKIVQGDITEQETEAIVNAANPSLMGGGGVDGAIHRKGGPSILEECKKIRATQYPDGLPTGKAVITTAGKLKAKYVIHTVGPIWRGGGEGEADLLAQAYRSCLELAASRGIKSIAFPSISTGAYAYPIAEASRVALKAIKEFLEVKPVFDEVVLVLFSKDALKVYEEAAAEIFGT
- the cdhA gene encoding CO dehydrogenase/acetyl-CoA synthase complex subunit epsilon, with product MVTRINIKELESGGLKIKGLELTVGKFTEFDEWAEPMGPTPYPSLMDLREWDLRLLERYPPFYSPLSDFCEFCTYGKCDLTAGKRGACGIDMAGHMGKWVLLQTVMGTSAHTTHAHHLLNFLIKQYGPDQPINLGGEVEIEAPITRLITGIRPKKLSDLVDVVNYLEGQITHLLSATATGQEQNYLDYESKALHAGMLDILALEVADIAQISALGFPKGDAETPFIEVGMGVVEREKPVILCIGHNVAPGSEVIDYLNETGLYGKVEVAGVCCTASDLARFSSGAKIVGPISRQLRFIRMGIADVVIVDQECVRADVIEEATKVGSRVIATSDQLVGGLPNYTNIDDDIVVSRLVSGEELAVVIQDPVKVGRVAVKAARLIAPLRLNQKGYNRNEIVAKAAACSLCLSCTKNCPIGINVGLAVNTAKRGDQSLLLEVFDECLGCARCDAACPNDIPVLTVIDAASEDKIRNERFKIRAGRGPIKDTEIRNVGRPIVMGEIPGVVVFAGCANYPGGNYDLAKMADEFAKRRYIVVTSGCSALDIARYKDENGQTLYEKYPGAFDAGCIVNLGPCVSNAHAVGAVVKIASIFAKRNLRGNFEEIADYILNRIGAVAIAWGAQHQKAMSIATGANRFGIPVILGPQGVKYRRAYLGRSEDYERWLVYNAKDGRRVYVGPTPEHLLCVVETAEEAMVTAAKLVMRPNDTPKGRMIKLSNYVSLHRQFYGGLPEDLHLFVRDENDLPITMKDEILTLIKQKGWKPTEIPDPTLLSRMIFGGR
- a CDS encoding ABC transporter permease; the protein is MKRLQNLRAVFVLAYMFSILWIVRNLLSLIYLFFAPFTVLFLLYALVGSEVLPYALVGAYIMTIVQTGSGIIGDAAWHKLELKFQDMMVASPVSETAYLLAEALSELLYASPALIILSTLILQLKPSVFTLGTLLSITLLVWLLTSALGFFISTYVPNIRNAWQISLLVGLVLAVLPPVFYPIERVPESLLWLAYIPPTTHAALILRDSIGLTSTTNITYSWLILIAYTIAFLLLATYRAQWRER